The Caldicellulosiruptor obsidiansis OB47 genome segment AGAGCTGGTGCAAAAAGACAAAAAATGAGCTTTTGGAGCTCAAAGAAGAAAATGGCATAATTACAGCAAAAATTAAAAAGATTTAAAAATGTAGGTGGGGAAGAATGAGAGAAGACAAAAAGACAATTATTGTATTTTCAAATGATATGGACAAGGTTATGGCAGCATTTGTAATTGCAACTGGTGCTGCCGCAATGGGCGATGAGGTAACAATGTTTTTTACATTCTGGGGTTTGAATGTTTTGAGAGATGCAAAAAAGAAAGTACAGGGAAAATCATTCTTAGAAAAGATGTTCGGCGCTATGATGCCAAAAGGGGTTGAAAAACTCCCGCTTTCCAAGATGAACTTTTTAGGGATTGGTCCTAAGCTAATGAAATATATGATGAAAAAGAAAAATGTGATGATGTTACCTGAGATGATAAAACAGGCGCAAGAACTTGGTATAAAGATGGTTGCATGTTCAATGTCCATGGATGTTATGGGAATAAAAAAAGAAGAGTTAATTGATGGCGTTGAGATTGGCGGTGTTGCCACATATCTTGGTGAGGCAAGCGAAGCAGGTGTGAATCTATTTATCTAAGTCAAGGAAATCTGAGCTAATAGAGGCAGGAGAAAACCTGCCTTTTTATTTTTTTTGCTCTTTTGAAATAAAAACTGTGATATAATAATGGAACAATAAAAAGTTTTTTAGTGTCAGAAAGGAAAATCGCTATGATACTGCTTGTTGCAATAAACTCGAAGTATGTTCATACAAATTTAGCAGTAAGATACCTTTATCAGCTCTGCAAAGAAAACTATCCATGTGACTACATCGAGTTTAATATTAATCAGCCTTTGCAAGATGTACTTTATGAAATTTTGAGTAAAAAACCTGAATATGTTGCAATTTCAACATATATCTGGAACAGAAGCTATGTCGAAAAGCTTGTTGAAGGATTAAAAAAGGCGCAAAAAAGCATAAAAATAATTCTTGGCGGGCCAGAGGTATATTTTGATAGCCTTGAAGAGTGGAAGTTTGTAGATTTTATTATCAGAGGAGAGGGAGAGTATTCTTTTTTAGATTTGTGTGAACATATTGCAGCTGGCAGAGAATACATCCAAAAAGAATATCCTCCGTTTGATTTGAGTAAACTTCCTTTTGCGTACAAGGACGAGAATTTAGACCAAAGCAGAATCTATTATTATGAAAGCAGCAGAGGCTGTCCTTTTAGATGTTCATATTGTCTTTCTTCAATTGAAAAAGGTGTTCGATTTGCGCCTCTTGAAAAGGTCTTTGAAGAGCTTGACTATCTTTTTAAAAAGCAAGTGAGACTCATAAAGTTTGTTGACAGGACATTTAACGCAAATAAAGAAAGGGCTATAAAAATAATAGAGTTTTGCAAACAAAAGTCGCAGGCTACTCAAGTACACTTTGAAATAGACCCAACACTTTTAGACAATGACATTATCAGTGCAATAAATAATTCAAAAGATAACCTTTTCAGACTTGAAATAGGTCTTCAGAGTTTCAATCCACAAACTCTTGATGCAATAGATAGATTTTATGATATAGATAGAATTGACAAAAACTTGAAAAAGCTTATGGAAAACAAAAAGGCTATTGTTCATCTTGATTTAATAGCGGGCTTGCCATTTGAGGATTTTTTGAGTTTTAAAAAAAGCCTTGACAAGACTTTATTGTATTTTGCTGATGAGGTTCAGCTTGGATTTTTGAAGATGTTAAAAGGGACAAAGATAAGAAATGAAGCAACTAAATACAATTATGAATTTTTCAAAGACCCGCCGTATGAAGTTATCTCAAATAGCTTTATTAGCTTTGAAGAGATTTATAAGCTTAAAAAGATAGAAGATTTGATAGATAAAGTTTACAATAGACAGTATCTTTACTATACTTTAAGATACATCTTTCAAAAAGTCTCTCCCTCAGAATTTTTTGAAAAGCTCTCAAGCAAGGTGGATAGCAGTTTAAACACAAGAGAGTTTGTAAAAGAGCTTTACAGAGCCGTAAAAGATGATTTTGTTTTGGACAAGACTATATTGAAAAACTTGTTCAGATTCGACATTCTAAGAAGGTTTCCAGAAGAATTTTTGCCTGAAGAATTGGCAGTATCAAAAGAGGAGAAAGAAAGAATTAAACAAGCAATATATCAAGCTACAGAATACCAGGCTCTCGGAGAACCAAAAGAGATTATAAGAAGATCAAGAGCTTGCATATTTGAATTTGACATCGAAAGGTTTATAGAAGATAATAGTATTGAAAAAGGATATTTTTTATATATCTTTTTCGAAGAGAAAATAAAGAAGATAAAACTTCAGTAAAAAGGGGGAGAAAGATAATATGGAGTGCACACTTTCAAAAAACCTTTCAATATGTACATGTACTTATGAACCGTGTTCAAGGAAAGGAAGATGCTGCGAGTGCTTGCACTATCACAGGAAAAATGGACAGCTCCCTGCTTGTTATTTTTCTAAAGAGGCAGAAAGAACGTATGACCGTTCAATAGAGAATTTCATTCGCGACTATTCTTCAAGGAAATAAAAAGTGAAGTAGAAGTGGGCAGACAAAGGGTTTTTACTTTCATCTGCCCACTTTTATTTTTTATAAAGATGTGATGAGTAGAAAAACATCAAGTCCGATTACAACTGCTGCCACAATCGAAAGAATTATTTTATCTGCTAAGGAGTTTGCGAACTTGCCCATGACTTTTTTGGATGATGTCAGGTAAATTTGAAGAATGATTGTAATTGGCAGCTGTAAGCTCAAGAGCATCTGTGAGATTATCAGAGCTTTGAACGGATTTGAGATAAAAAGTATGATGATGGATGCTAGAACCAATGGAATGATGATTCCAATCTTGGTTGGCAGCTCTTCAATGTTATAAGGTCTTCTATAGAACCCTGCCATGATTGTGCCACCTGTAAACGCAGCTGTGATACTTGATGAAATACCAGAGAGCAATAGAGCAAATGCAAAGATTGTGGCTGAGAAGTTTCCCAAAATAGGCTTTAACATTTGCTGAGCCTGTGGAAGTGATTCAACAAGGATACCTTTTGTGTAAAATGTTGTGTGAGCTATTATAATCATGCTACTGTTAATTAAAAATCCAATAAACATTGAAAATAGTGTATCAACAAATTCAAATTTTAACTGATGTTTTATTATCTTTTCGTCTTGAGTATTCCACTGCCTGCTCTGAATTATTTCAGAGTGTAAAAACAAATTATGTGGCATAACAACCGCACCAAGTATTGAAAGAACCACAACCAAGGAACCAGAAGGTATGCTTGGAGTTACCCAGCCAAAGACAACATCTTTTACAGGAACCTTTACAAGGAAAAGCTCTATCAAAAAGGAAATACCTATCAGCGATACAAATGCAATTATCCACCTTTCCACCTTTTTATATGAGTTAGAAAACAAGAAGAATATGGTAAAAGGTAAAATGATTAAACACCCAAGCTTAATAGGGATTTTAAAAAGCATCTCAAGGGCAATTGCCCCACCCAAAATCTCTGCCATAGCAGTTGAAACTGTTGCCAGCATAGCAGATGAAAGTACAGCCATTGCAAGATACTTATTGAGGTAGATTGAAGTTGCTTCAGCCAAGCAAAGACCTGTTGCAATGCCAAGATGGGCTGCGTTATGCTGAAGCACTATCAAAATTATTGTTGACAGAAGTACAACCCACAAAAGCTTTAAACCAAAGCTACTGCCAGCAGCCACGTTTGATGCCCAGTTTCCAGGGTCGATAAATCCCACTGTGACAAGTAGACCTGGTCCTATGTATTTGAGTATTTCCATTGCGTTTTTCATTTTGTGCTGCCTTTCACACCTTTCTTCTGTAATTTTATGAAATACCTTCTAAAGTGGTGAATGACAAAATAATCTTATCTCTAACTCTAAAACTCTTATATTAAAATTAATACCCAAAAAAAGAGGATTGTGATATCATAGTTTGTGGGAAGCAGAAAAATATTTATAATATAAGAACATTGAATATTCG includes the following:
- a CDS encoding DsrE/DsrF/DrsH-like family protein, which encodes MREDKKTIIVFSNDMDKVMAAFVIATGAAAMGDEVTMFFTFWGLNVLRDAKKKVQGKSFLEKMFGAMMPKGVEKLPLSKMNFLGIGPKLMKYMMKKKNVMMLPEMIKQAQELGIKMVACSMSMDVMGIKKEELIDGVEIGGVATYLGEASEAGVNLFI
- a CDS encoding B12-binding domain-containing radical SAM protein codes for the protein MILLVAINSKYVHTNLAVRYLYQLCKENYPCDYIEFNINQPLQDVLYEILSKKPEYVAISTYIWNRSYVEKLVEGLKKAQKSIKIILGGPEVYFDSLEEWKFVDFIIRGEGEYSFLDLCEHIAAGREYIQKEYPPFDLSKLPFAYKDENLDQSRIYYYESSRGCPFRCSYCLSSIEKGVRFAPLEKVFEELDYLFKKQVRLIKFVDRTFNANKERAIKIIEFCKQKSQATQVHFEIDPTLLDNDIISAINNSKDNLFRLEIGLQSFNPQTLDAIDRFYDIDRIDKNLKKLMENKKAIVHLDLIAGLPFEDFLSFKKSLDKTLLYFADEVQLGFLKMLKGTKIRNEATKYNYEFFKDPPYEVISNSFISFEEIYKLKKIEDLIDKVYNRQYLYYTLRYIFQKVSPSEFFEKLSSKVDSSLNTREFVKELYRAVKDDFVLDKTILKNLFRFDILRRFPEEFLPEELAVSKEEKERIKQAIYQATEYQALGEPKEIIRRSRACIFEFDIERFIEDNSIEKGYFLYIFFEEKIKKIKLQ
- a CDS encoding DUF6485 family protein; this encodes MECTLSKNLSICTCTYEPCSRKGRCCECLHYHRKNGQLPACYFSKEAERTYDRSIENFIRDYSSRK
- a CDS encoding Nramp family divalent metal transporter; this translates as MKNAMEILKYIGPGLLVTVGFIDPGNWASNVAAGSSFGLKLLWVVLLSTIILIVLQHNAAHLGIATGLCLAEATSIYLNKYLAMAVLSSAMLATVSTAMAEILGGAIALEMLFKIPIKLGCLIILPFTIFFLFSNSYKKVERWIIAFVSLIGISFLIELFLVKVPVKDVVFGWVTPSIPSGSLVVVLSILGAVVMPHNLFLHSEIIQSRQWNTQDEKIIKHQLKFEFVDTLFSMFIGFLINSSMIIIAHTTFYTKGILVESLPQAQQMLKPILGNFSATIFAFALLLSGISSSITAAFTGGTIMAGFYRRPYNIEELPTKIGIIIPLVLASIIILFISNPFKALIISQMLLSLQLPITIILQIYLTSSKKVMGKFANSLADKIILSIVAAVVIGLDVFLLITSL